The proteins below come from a single Triticum aestivum cultivar Chinese Spring chromosome 5D, IWGSC CS RefSeq v2.1, whole genome shotgun sequence genomic window:
- the LOC123122358 gene encoding F-box/kelch-repeat protein At3g23880 yields the protein MPSSKPRPDASSSADLPADALYEVLLRIPAKDLCRLRAVCPAWRALTHDPLFVAAHRSRHTTPLLAVAYQEDGNHNGVVISDLSGNVVKRIPNTDYEVVLMKVMNHAAGRIYDSIRVVRTRLDRICFNWVVRSRAFSVLNPATGATISFPVGLSEELEHELEGMIWRCRIESCAFGHVSSTGGYKALRVSSIDDRQVSEVITFDDTNHGCWRRKQDPPSSICTGRKVRCVVVDVVVYFLMDYNSTYNESGVMTIEPGSMASFNLETEEWGVLPGPEQVQRFVQENNAYNYSELEFRLSLAELDGCLVVVHNIHYKSMDLWFLTDFEKGTWVKRYSMPSHVARPYRYPFLMLDGGGIFFSGSNGRQGLFSVGEQGEEFVRSYDSRSDTYSDVLKLKDSRSISICTGSLLSL from the coding sequence ATGCCGTCTTCGAAGCCGCGCCCGGACGCCTCCAGCTCCGCCGACCTGCCCGCGGACGCGCTGTACGAGGTCCTCCTTCGCATCCCCGCCAAGGACCTCTGCCGCCTCCGCGCCGTCTGCCCAGCCTGGCGCGCCCTCACCCACGACCCGCTCTTCGTCGCCGCGCACAGGTCCCGCCACACGACCCCGCTCCTCGCCGTGGCCTACCAGGAGGACGGTAACCATAATGGTGTTGTGATTTCGGATCTGTCGGGCAACGTGGTGAAGCGGATTCCAAACACCGATTACGAAGTTGTTCTGATGAAGGTGATGAATCATGCCGCTGGCCGGATCTACGATAGCATCCGTGTTGTGCGCACGCGGCTAGACCGCATCTGCTTCAACTGGGTTGTCCGCTCTCGGGCCTTCTCGGTGCTGAACCCGGCCACCGGAGCTACTATCTCCTTCCCGGTGGGCTTATCGGAGGAATTGGAGCATGAACTAGAGGGAATGATATGGCGCTGCCGAATCGAGTCCTGTGCTTTTGGGCATGTCTCCTCTACCGGAGGGTACAAGGCGCTCCGTGTCTCTAgcattgatgaccgacaggtaagtgagGTTATCACCTTTGATGACACCAACCATGGATGCTGGAGGAGAAAGCAGGACCCTCCGTCCAGTATCTGTACAGGTCGCAAGGTGAGATGCGTGGTCGTCGATGTGGTGGTCTACTTCTTGATGGATTATAACTCCACATACAATGAGTCCGGTGTTATGACTATTGAGCCTGGTAGCATGGCTTCTTTCAACCTCGAGACGGAGGAGTGGGGTGTTCTACCTGGTCCAGAACAGGTCCAGAGGTTTGTGCAAGAGAACAATGCTTACAATTACTCAGAACTTGAGTTCCGGTTATCATTGGCTGAGTTGGACGGCTGCTTAGTTGTGGTTCATAATATTCATTACAAATCTATGGACTTGtggtttttgacagattttgaGAAAGGTACCTGGGTTAAGAGATACAGCATGCCTTCACATGTTGCTAGGCCTTATAGGTATCCTTTTCTGATGTTAGATGGTGGGGGAATTTTCTTCAGTGGTTCGAATGGTCGACAAGGTTTATTTAGTGTTGGAGAGCAAGGAGAGGAATTTGTGCGAAGTTATGATTCAAGAAGTGACACTTACTCTGATGTGCTAAAACTGAAAGATTCCAGATCCATTAGCATTTGCACAGGAAGCCTGCTGAGTTTGTAG
- the LOC123122357 gene encoding F-box/kelch-repeat protein At3g23880, giving the protein MFSSKLRPAASSSGDLPVDALCEVLLLLPAKELCRLRAVCPAWRALTSDPLFVAAHKSRHRTALPLLAMGYCDGSGVNGVAISDLSGNVVRRIPSTGYEVVRVNTASGDAIGRFTSKDDSICVVRTRLDLVCFNWNFFSGSFWVLNPATGATIDLPLGFSEEIAHELEVNPIKEYSCRRELFAFGQVSSSKEYKALRISRVDDRKVCEVITFDDTNHGSWRRKQDPRSHICTSHRMRSVVVDGVVYFLMEFCYSNYETGVITIEPGSVASFNLDTEEWTGVLRGPEQLERFLQENRGYTYSGLERELSLAELNGCLVVVHNIYDISMDLWFLTDFEKGLWVKKYSLPSHVARLFWYPFLMLDDGRIFFSGMDCLEGILSGGEQGEGFLQCYDPRNGTCTDEVKLRDPRSIGIYTGSLLSL; this is encoded by the coding sequence ATGTTTTCCTCAAAGCTgcgccccgccgcctccagctccggcgACCTGCCCGTGGACGCGCTGTgcgaggtcctcctcctcctcccggccaAGGAGCTCTGCCGCCTCCGCGCCGTCTGCCCCGCCTGGCGCGCCCTCACCTCCGACCCGCTCTTCGTCGCGGCGCACAAGTCCCGCCACCGTACTGCGCTCCCGCTCCTCGCCATGGGCTACTGCGACGGCAGTGGGGTCAATGGCGTTGCGATTTCGGATCTGTCGGGCAACGTCGTGAGGAGGATTCCAAGCACCGGGTATGAGGTTGTTAGGGTGAACACTGCGTCGGGTGATGCCATTGGCCGGTTCACAAGCAAGGACGATAGCATCTGTGTTGTGCGCACGCGGCTAGACCTCGTCTGTTTCAACTGGAATTTCTTTTCTGGGTCCTTCTGGGTGTTGAACCCAGCCACTGGAGCTACCATCGACTTGCCATTGGGCTTCTCTGAGGAAATTGCGCATGAGCTAGAGGTGAACCCAATAAAGGAATATAGCTGCAGGCGTGAGTTGTTTGCTTTTGGGCAGGTCTCCTCTAGCAAGGAGTACAAGGCGCTCCGCATCTCTAGAGTTGATGACCGGAAGGTATGTGAGGTTATCACCTTTGATGACACCAACCATGGAAGCTGGAGGAGAAAGCAGGACCCTCGGTCCCATATCTGTACCAGTCACAGGATGAGAAGTGTGGTCGTCGATGGGGTGGTGTACTTCCTGATGGAATTTTGCTACTCTAATTATGAAACTGGAGTTATTACCATTGAACCTGGTAGCGTAGCTTCCTTCAACCTCGACACAGAGGAGTGGACGGGTGTTCTACGTGGTCCAGAACAGCTGGAGAGGTTTTTGCAAGAGAACAGGGGATACACTTACTCAGGACTTGAACGCGAGTTATCATTGGCTGAGTTGAACGGCTGCTTAGTTGTGGTTCATAATATTTATGACATATCTATGGACTTGtggtttttgacagattttgaGAAAGGTCTTTGGGTCAAGAAATACAGCTTGCCTTCACATGTTGCTAGGCTTTTTTGGTATCCTTTTCTCATGTTGGATGATGGGAGAATTTTCTTCAGTGGGATGGATTGTCTGGAAGGTATATTAAGTGGTGGAGAGCAAGGAGAGGGATTTCTGCAATGTTATGATCCAAGGAATGGCACATGTACTGATGAAGTAAAACTGAGAGATCCCCGGTCAATCGGCATTTACACAGGAAGCCTGCTGAGTTTATAG